The following is a genomic window from Amaranthus tricolor cultivar Red isolate AtriRed21 chromosome 10, ASM2621246v1, whole genome shotgun sequence.
TGGGAATCTTTAAAGTTAATGAtaaatatgagttatactcaaatttatctacTGCTGATAAGGAGGATCTACAAAAGATCCATGGCAAGCGTTTAACCCGTCTTGAACCTCATATCCAAACACACACTACACTTTTCCGCCTCCAGTCTCTTGACTTGGAGGTTGGCGAAATAAAATCTTCCCTACTGTTTTTAGATGATAAAGTGTCTATCCTAACTTCTATGTTGGACacctttatgaaagaaatgaaaggtatGGTAGTAGAGGATGTGGTTGTGGAGGAAGAGGTTCCTGATGATGCTGCTGCTATGCCAACAAAGGAGGAGGTGATGGAGGAGGCAGGAGAGCAGAGAGAAGAGGAGAAGCAGAATGATGAGAAGCCGTGTGACCCGCAGGATGTAGGTGTTGTTGATGTGGAGGTTCAACCAGTTCTTGTGGATGATGATGACAAGGTTACTACTGGGAAGCCTGCTCCTTCCAAAAAGCAGAAGaggaggtccaggaagtaatcgTATGATGTATTGATgaccaatattttttttttttggtttgcaaacagtttcttttgaaaacaaatcccaacattttaggaCTTTCCCtgttttttttgataaaagtcaaaaagggggagaggtgtaatatttattttgtggTTTATTTTGGCATATTTCTATTGATATGTCCGTTTGCATTTGCATGTTCATGTTTGCATGTTTCATGTTTGCATGCTCTGTTCATATTCATCCTTGCATATAATATGTTCTTGATATGTTCTTGAAATGCAATATAATATGTTCTTGAAATGCATTGATACTTGAAAATATATGCATATTTGATTTACTTATTACTGTGTTATGTCAAAAATAATTGTATATGGTTTGCTTTTGCATGttctaatttttgattatttgcaTAGATGATCTGATTATCATATTGCTAGATGATTAGTCATATTCTCATGATTATAATATTTGCTAATCATAAATGAAATTTGAAAAGTTTTGATGTGATGTTTCACTATAGTAATGATGAttgattatatttgcatgtaacttAATTGGAAACTTATTTGCATGTTTGAATGATGATCATAATAGTTTGGAAGTGTAGTATTCACTGATTTATACTGTtatgtttttatattgttttgttttgaaagtttttttttaaatcctgTCGAACATattaattgatattaaaatcTTAAGAACTTATTATCATGTTTTACAATCTATATAAGCtgagaaatatgatttaagtaaatatggttttgactttcatcaagggggagattgaagactcaactctcttaagtattaaggggaggttgaagacttaattctctttgatgatgataattcaaaacacatattagtcaaacaaataaattaagtaattacatttagttgtttaagttaaactaaaatcatatttgatatgttTGATGATAGATAATATGTTTAAGTTCAAAGACACTAGAATGTGCTTAATTagcttaagtttatcttaagttTGTTTCATGTCTTGAAAGGTTGTTTCAAAGACTTGATGAAATTAACATATTTTAGTAAAGTTGATTTCGTAataatatttgtaatattttttacaaGACAATGTTCCtggaattatatttgaaatattttaataggtcaaggttcattaaaagtagctttgtttttatttaaaataaagtcAACTATTTTTGTTACACGTATTGTCATAAAATGATTAGAAAATTTGATTGATTAAGTATGAAAGTTAAATACGTGGTTAAATACATGCCTAGATATGAACTaaggttaatttaataattggtttagttaaaggtacatgtcatttgctaaaaataatgaACGACTATATTTTAGCAAGATCTAGATCTACTCTTATGTGGATAATGcgctaaaaatagaatttactATTAAtaggatattatttgaatttattctaataatagatCTTAACCTATATATTGTTGAACCTGGTTCTTACATATAATTTAAGATTtcgtatgagtactaacgtggcagcaaaGTATTGGACAATTTCAAatacaatgacgaaattattacaagctgtcagtacacgtcagttttgaagataacctcaaggtcttgaagtaaGGCGCTGTATGATCAGGTCAACAAAGAttataacggaaaggagcctatTGTTTTTAAACCTAAGTGGAGgcgtagcactataaatagagggCATCCTTTCAGAACTAAGGAGATACATGACATACACTTACAACATACATCTTGTGCTTCATTTGCTTTCTCTCTTCTTGCGATTTGTTCTAAGTGTTGTAATTTCCATTTTGATCATTCTTAGTTCATTTAACTCCTGcattttgtaataggctttAAAGTTCAAAGGAGTTAAAATTAGATTTATACGCCAAActtaagaatactttttaaagtgttcaattagattaaatctctattgtgagatttgggattttgcttttattaaagagacttgtaatacggttcttcaaggggaagaacttggtgagaggagatagtgagatcttctttgtattaaagtcggattaataaaaggcgttgaaatcctacgggttgatagagaacccataggcggggagtaggttggttagaaccgaacctcgttaacatatcgtgtgttatattctttaagtttattttttccgcacatacgctaTCGTTTACAAAGCTGtttcagaaaacagttttgacaagactcctcaaactcttgagacaactaccagaaaaattttaaaagcccaaactctctattcaccccccctctagagagttctcaacctcctattaaccttcaatatatatatatatatatatatatatatatatatatatatatatatatatatatatatatgtatatatatatatatatatatatatatatatgtatgtatatatatatatatatatatatatatatatatatatatatatatatatatatatatatatatatatatatatatatatatatatatatatatatatatatatatatatatatatatatatatatatatatatatatatatatatatatatatatatatatatatatatatatatatatatatatatatatatatatacatatatatatatatatgatatatatatatattatatatatatatatataatatatatatatatatatattatatatatatatatatatatttatatatatatatatatatatatatatatattatatatatatataaatatatatatattatttatatatatatatatatatatatatatatatatatgtacatttttttttttggaaattcgGAATCAATAAATGGAGGGAAAAAGAACCCTGAGCCCCGACACCCACACCCccccggcataaaaaacccctgTGAGGAAAAAGCCAGGGGGAAGAGGGGCGGAGGATACAGACCACACACCACAGCATAGGATTTGCCTATGCTCACAAGAACGTAATTGTTTGTTTTACGCTCCATTCTAAACACCACCTACCTATCAACACCACGATATTATAGGTATCACCTTACACACCAAAGATAGGACAcaacaccttacacaccatacATGCCATCAATAATACAAATCATGGATTCAAAACTGCAGAATGAAAGAATCtacattaaaaataacatttggTGCATAGCCAGGGGTACCAAGCATCTCCTTTGCCCAAAGACCTATTCTCGATCTCAGTGACATGATAAAATTATGAAAGTTGGGGATCTTTTCTTCGAATTTTATCTTGTTCCTTTCATACCACAACGACCAAATAACGCAACCAAGAGAAAGACTCCAGATGTCTTTGTGCTTCTTATCACTGAGCAAGCCAATCCATTGAATACTGAAACTTGAAAAAGTGCTATGGAGAGGTCCAGAAAGGTTCCACCATCTAAGTATTTCCATCCATGTGCTCCAAACAAATCTGCAAGTAAAAAGAATGTGAGAGTTTGATTCCAATTCAGTATTGGAAAAGGGACAACATGCATTTTGCGGGCCAATGATTCCTTTCTCCAAAAGGAGATCCCCTGTTTTCAACTTCTCCTTATATGCCAGCCACACAGATAATCTTGCTCTGGGAGGGATAAAACGTTGCCATACAATTGAAACTAGAGATTTGGGAATGGATGCACCAAGAGAGTTATTGTAGGATTCTTGAATGCATTTGGTGGGGTATGATGCAACATGAGTTCGTTTCCACATTACCCCATTTTCTGAATTATTTTTCGGCCCATTTTGTTCGATGACTAAGTGCAGAGAATGTACATCATCGGACTCCCAATCATACAAAAAACGTCGCCAAAGCAGGTTCCAAACCCAAGTGTTTCCTTCCCAAAATCCCATTTGGCATATCTGCAGATTCTTTTAAAGTGATATTGCAAAAAGTCTTGgaaaaatattctttaaaatCCCCACTTCACACCATTTATCATGCCAGAAAAGAATTGAGGCACCATTTCCCACTCTTAAACACATGCCGTCTTGAATGATCGTTCTCACTTTGACTGTTTCCGGCTCATTGCTCATCAAGCTTGCCCACATACGAGATTTGACTTTGCTGAAATTTTCCATCGATGCTTTTTCCCCAATCATATCATGGACCGATTGAATAATTCTTTTCCACAGTGTATTATCCGACTCTGAGAATCTCCACCACCACTTGAATAAGAGAATCATGTTTTTGTGCAGTATGTTCCCCACACCTAGGCCCCCCATTTCCTTTGGCAGTTCAATATCAGCCCATTTGACTGTAGGGTAGCACCTTGAGCCCTCATTGAGACCCCCCCCAGAAAAATCTtctttgcattttcactatttttgcGGCaactttttttggcattttgaaCAAACTCATGAAATAGACAGGTAGGCTATTGAGCACACTTTTAATAAGGGTTAATCTACCAGCTCTCGATAATAACCTTACCTTCCACGATGCTAGACTGTTCTCGATATTTCGCAAAACTGGTTTCCAAGTATTGTACTTATTGAAATTCGCACCAAGAGGAAAACCAAGATAAGTAAAGGGGGGGCGTTTATGCAAGCAGCCAACAACATTTGCCATTTCCTCTACCCAAGCATAATCCTCTACTCTCCATGAGATAAAAGCTGACTTATTGTAATTAAGGGTTAGACCCGACATTAAAGCAAAAATATCCAgtattctaaaataatttatgatgCATGATGGATTTTTAGGAGTAAATAAAAGGATATCGTCAGCAAATTGAAGATGTTTTAGACTAACCTTTGCTTTCCCAATTCTCACATCCTCAATCATGTTCATGTCGTGTGCTTGTTTAAGAAAGTAGATGAGAGCTTCAGTGACAAGTATGAAAAGATAAGGAGATAGAGGGTCACCTTGTCTGAGACCTTTTTCCATTTTGAACGGGCGTAGGGGGGAGCCATTTACAAGTATTGACATTGATGCCGAGGAAACACACTCCATGATCCAAGCTATCCATTTCCTGCCGAAGCCTAGCTTTTCCAAAACCTTTCTAAGGAACGACCACCTGATCGAATCATAAGccaatttaaaatcaattttgatcaaTGCTCCTGAGATTCTATTCTTCTTCAACCATCGTAAGGATTCATTTGCTATGAGCACACCATCTAGAATTTGCCTGTTCCTGACAAAAGCATTTTGTGATTCGTCGATGAGGGGGGTAACGACATCCTTGAGCCGGGAGGAGAGGATTTTTGCTATTATTTTATAGATGCACCCAACCATACTTATCGGTCTAAAATCTTCAATGTCTGTGGGGCTATCTTTCTTTGGGATCAAGGTAACCCAAGTTACATTCAGGTGTCTCAGCGACCCTTCTACTCTGAAAAACTGTGTGACAGTATCGAAGATATCCTCTTTCATTTCAtcccacatatatatatatgtacatatgtatatatatatatatacatatatatatatatatatatatatacatatatatatatatatatatatatatatatatatatatatatatatatatatatatacacatatatatacatatacatatgtgtgtatatatatatatatatatatatattatatatatatatatatatatatatatatgtatgtatgtatatatgtatatatatacatacatatatatatatatatatatgtatatatatatatatatatatatatatatatatatatatatatatatatatatgtatatatgtatatgttatatatatatatatatatatatatatatatatatatatatatatatgtatatatatatatatatatgtatgtatatatgtatatatatatatacatatatatatatatatatgtatatatatatatatatatatatatatatatgtatatatatatatatatatatatatataatatatatatatatatatatatacatatacatatatatatatatatatatatatatatatatatatgtatatatatatatatatatatatatatatatatatatatatatatatatatatatatatatatatatgtatatatatatatatacatatatatatatatataatatatatatatatatatatttatatatatatatatatatatatatatatatatatatatatatatatatatatatatatatatatatatatgtacatatgtatattatatatatacatatatatatatatatatatatatatatatatatatatatatataaatatatacatatatatatgtatatatataaaaatatataaatatatatatatatatatatatatataaatatgtatatatatatatatatttatatatatatatatatatatatatatatatatatatatacatatatatatatatatatatatatatatatatatatatatatatatatatatatatacatatatatacatatacatttgtgtgtgtgtatatatatatatatatatatatatatatatatatatatatatatgtatgtatatagtatatatatatatatatatatataatatatatatatatatatattacatatatatatatatatatatatatatatatatatatatatatattatatataatagtatatatatataatatatatatatatatatatgtatatatatatatatatatatatatataataatatatatatatatatgtatagtatatatagtatatatatatatatatatatatatatatatatatatgtatatatatattatatatatatatatatatatatatatagtatatatatatatatatacatatatacatatatatacatatacatatgtgtaaatatatatatatatatatatataatatatatatatataatatatatatatatatatatatatatatatatatatatatatatatgtatgtataNNNNNNNNNNNNNNNNNNNNNNNNNNNNNNNNNNNNNNNNNNNNNNNNNNNNNNNNNNNNNNNNNNNNNNNNNNNNNNNNNNNNNNNNNNNNNNNNNNNNtatatatatatatatatatatatatatatatatatatatatatacatgtatatatatatatacatatatatatatatatatatatatatatatatatatatatatatatatatatatatatatatatatatatatatatatatatatatatatatatatatatatatatatatatatatatatattcatatatatacatatatatacatatgtatatatatatgtatatatatatatatatatatatatatatatatatatatatatgtatatatatacatatatatatatatatgtatatatatatatatatatatatatatatatatatatatatatatatatatatatatatatatatatatatatatatatatatatatatatatatatatatatatatatatgtatgtatgtatgtgtatacatgtatatatatatatatatatatatatatatatatatatatatatatatatatatatatatatatatatattcacatatatataaatatacatgcatatatatatatatatatatatatatatatgcatacatatatatatatatatatatatatatatatatatatatatatatatatatatatatatatatatatatgtacatatatatatatatatatatatatatatatatatatatatatatatatatatatgtatatatatatatatatatatacatatatatatatatatatatatatatatatatatatatatatacatatatatatatatatatatatgtacatatatatatatatatttaaatatatatatatatatatatatatatatatatatatatatatatatatatttaaatatacatatatatatatatatatatatatatatatatatatatatatatatatatatatatatatatatatatatgtatatatatatatatgtatatatatatatatatttatatatacatatatatatatatatatatatatttatatatatacgtatatatatatatatatatatatatatatatatatatatatatatatatatatatatatatacgtatatatataaatatatatatatatatatatatatatatatatatatatatatatatatatatatatatatatatatatatatatatatatatatatatatatatatatatatatatatatatatatacgtatatatatatatatatatatatatatatatatatatatatatatatatatatgtatatatatatatatatctatatatatatatatatatatatatatatatgtatatatatatatatgtatgtatatatatatatatatatatatatatatatatatatgtatatatatatatatatatgtatatatatatatatatatgtatatatatatatatatatatatatatatataagtgcaATTTGTACTACTAAAAATGCGGTACAACtttcacgtacaaaacacattgagttACGTCACTACTTCATACGTGATTATGTTGAAAAGGTAATGTTACTTTATCTTTTATGCCTatagaaaatcaattagctgatatatttacCAAACCTTTATGTGTTgatcgttttgcatatattcgtATGGAACATGGAATGTTGAATGATGTAGCATGAACTTAGGTGGAGTAAGGGTAAAataaatactaagtatgtatgtTGGCGgagtattttaattaattattctaGTAATTTGGATGACTAGCTTACATGAGAATTTTGTATGATTCCATGAGAAATATACGtgtctttgtttttttaatgtatatttaagggttgaaaaataaatttcaatttttgaaaaatatactGCATATATAAAAATGGGATTTagaatgaaataattttaattaataaaggtgGTTTAAGTGTCATAAAGtaattttgtgtttttggaAATGAAATTGAATCATCAAACTACACTTTACAAATTAGTTCATGTATCTTATCCCATTTAAACTAAGCCATAAATTTCTCTCATAATTGTAACCTCAAGTCACTCAATCTCACAAACCGATCAAATTTTTGTTCACACTCATTATTCCTTTTTCTCTAAGTTGTCAAATCACAACTTTATTGTGTCAAATCCACTGTACTTGTTTTGGCCTTTTAAACCCCTGTGAACCGTCCCTTTGCATACTCCAATCCAAAACTTCTGATCTTGCCTTTCTCTTTCCAGaaattctttctttctttttctagaTTTCAAGAACTCATTAAAGGCTCCCAAAAGAAAGCTTACTCGATCATCCACCAAATCTGAAAAAGGTGAATCGTTAAAGTCTCCAGGGCTTGAAACCCCAATCCCATCCATTCTCCCACCTCTTGCTTCTTTAGAGGTTCCCAAAACTTGGTTCGAAAATCACAATCCTTTGGTAGATGGATTGATACTTTCAAGCAccgatctttttcttttgttgttgttcttgactacaatttctttttattcGACAATTTTGATGTTGTTTCATCCTTTATTCAAACAATTCTAGGGATGTTGTTAGATCCAGGTTCAATTACCTACCCTATTCTTGTTAAACTCTTCTATTGTAATCTTTTTTCATTACTGTAGATGGGTTTCCGGCCTTGAGGAGTTTTGTCAAAGGCCAAGGGATTGTAATCTCTAAAACCCTCATTAGTGATCTGTTTAAATTTTCACTTGATATAGAAGATTCCATCCTTAATTCCCTGGCTTTTCAAAACTCTAAAGATATGTTTATTCTTGCCTcacattttgatttttcttcAACAAAACAACTAACCCACAATGGCTTGAATTTGTGTGGAAAGTTATTTCATACTCTCTCTGTTAAGACTATGTATTCTCGAAACTCTTCTTGTGAACATGCTACAGATGCGCACCTCAATCTCACATGGAAGGTTGCTTCTTTAAAACAATTGATTATGCCTCCCTCATCATTTCAAACATGCATTTTTGTAGTTCTCCTCTACGAAACATTGCTCTTTCGCATGCTAATCTATTAACATTGGTGTTTGagcattttaatttgttctctaatttagaggaagtggattaTTTTGGCCCTCAGTCCCTCTCTAACAATGTCCTCCCTACCTTTGGCATATTAAAAGTTAATGGTAAGTACGAGTTATAGTCACACTTATCAATATCTGAGAAAGAGGATCTCTAAAAGATCCATGGAAAGAAGCTTACACGCCTTGAACCACAACTTAAAGAACACACCAACCATTCTCGTTTTCAGTCTCTTGAGTTTGAGGTTAGtgaaataaatttgtttttctttgagcTTCACAACAAAGTATCCACTCTTACATATATGTTAGATACTTTCATGAAAGAGATGAAGGGTATGGTTGTTGAGGAAGTCGTTGAAGAAGTAGATGTTGAGGAAGAAAACACTAATGAAAAGAAGGAGGAAGTGACCAATGAGGAGGCTGAGTAggtagaagaagaagaggaagagaagaaagaagagGAAATTGTTGACTCAATTACTCaagcaccaccaccaccaccggTTGAGACTTCCCCTGGTAAACCTAAAGTTTCCAAGAATAGGAAGAGTAGGTCCAAGAAGTAAATTTGTTAAgtttgatgaacaatattttatttttggcaaacatttttgtttttggtaCAACATTCCCAAACAATGTTACTCTCGGTTtcttttttgatgaaagtcaaaaaaaggGGAGAATATGTTATTTTGGTTGTAATAGATTAAAATAGTAGTGTATTATGGTTGCTTTGCTTGCTTGCTTACTGTTTGCTTATTATGCTTGTTGCATTATGCTTATTACTCATGTTCATTATCATAATCATGTTGATACTTATGCTTGATGGTtcttaattttgattatttttcatATGTTGGTTGATGATGCTAGTTATTAACGATCATGATACACTATTGATGATATGATCTCAAAATGTTGATGATTGTATCTTTGCATGAATTATGGTTGGTTCATTGGTTACTTGCTGTTTTAGATAACGttttattgatattaaaattcATGCATGTATTGTTATTGGTTAATACATATGTTATATTATGTATACTATTTTGTTTTGAGACagatttcaaagtcttgaaatttTCTGTTTAACAATAACATAACATGGTTTATAACTTTATCTAATTGTTTGTTCTTATCATGTTCACctagtaatatgatttaggaaaatatgatTTTGACTTTCAACTAGGGGGAGAATGAAGGCTCAATTTCTTTATGTGATGATATTCAAAATGCATATTAcgttatataaataaattaagtaatcatatttagttgtttaaatgtgtccaaaatcatattagatataaTGTGTTAAATTGATAGATTATTTAAATCCAAATATATGTTGAAATAAGTTTGAAATAAGTTGACAtgaatttaacattttttgtaAGATAAACTAAATCAGTAATCTACTCGGTAAACAAGATTATACTAATTATAGGTATTCTTATACATATAGATTTATTTTTTAGCTCAACTAAAAAATAAGATGAATAATTCAAATGAATCTAAAATCTACGAATATATGTGGCTTATGTATTTCAgttgttttgtttgaattaaTGAATATTCAACGCTTGGCATGAaaact
Proteins encoded in this region:
- the LOC130824951 gene encoding uncharacterized protein LOC130824951; this translates as MKEDIFDTVTQFFRVEGSLRHLNVTWVTLIPKKDSPTDIEDFRPISMVGCIYKIIAKILSSRLKDVVTPLIDESQNAFVRNRQILDGVLIANESLRWLKKNRISGALIKIDFKLAYDSIRWSFLRKVLEKLGFGRKWIAWIMECVSSASMSILVNGSPLRPFKMEKGLRQGDPLSPYLFILVTEALIYFLKQAHDMNMIEDVRIGKAKVSLKHLQFADDILLFTPKNPSCIINYFRILDIFALMSGLTLNYNKSAFISWRVEDYAWVEEMANVVGCLHKRPPFTYLGFPLGANFNKYNTWKPVLRNIENSLASWKWWWRFSESDNTLWKRIIQSVHDMIGEKASMENFSKVKSRMWASLMSNEPETVKICQMGFWEGNTWVWNLLWRRFLYDWESDDVHSLHLVIEQNGPKNNSENGVMWKRTHVASYPTKCIQESYNNSLGASIPKSLVSIVWQRFIPPRARLSVWLAYKEKLKTGDLLLEKGIIGPQNACCPFSNTELESNSHILFTCRFVWSTWMEILRWWNLSGPLHSTFSSFSIQWIGLLSDKKHKDIWSLSLGCVIWSLWYERNKIKFEEKIPNFHNFIMSLRSRIGLWAKEMLGTPGYAPNVIFNVDSFILQF